The genome window GCGGGAATGTCAGACCAGTTAAGGATACCATCTGCCGTGGCTTCCTCGGGATTTACATATCAGTACTTTAttgggaggaggagagctgCGTCACCAAGGTATAAGCCTTGTTGAACACAATcctagcacatacgaccatagggtgtggaaaacagggcttcccgtccgctcagccgtacttaagccacacgccggccggttagtagttgggtgggtgaccaccagcgaatcccggctgttgtatgtttttaTTCggctctttctctttttggCTTGTTTAATTTGTCCTCATCCTATCGCCCTTTTATTTCTCCCCCTCATACTTTCCATTCAAGGAGCATATCATTTTCCAAGATTACTGACCTGCTGGCCAGCGTCTTCGAGAAATCACGGATCCATCCTCTTCCCAGTTAGCAACAAAGGAGGAGAATCCATACCACCATCTTCGGATCACTGTGACTAGCGGAGGGTGTCACGGCTTCCAGTACCTCATGTCTCTTGAGGCAGCCTCGAAGATAGACCCCGAGGAAGACACGGTATTCGAAGCGGAACCCGAACAAGGCACGACCTCGGGGGCCGGCGAAGCAAAGGTGGTCATGGATGAACCGTCTTTGGAGCTCTTATCGGGGAGCACAGTCGACTATACTATGGAGCTGATTGGCAGTCAATTCAAGATTGTTGATAACCCGCGAGCAACGAGCAACTGCGGTTGCGGAACGAGTTTCGATGTGAAGGATTGAGTCATCTCCTTGACAAGGGTTCTGACGCTGAGATATCAGAATCGATCGCACATTCTCGTCAATGTATATCACAATGTTTTACAGATAGAGTAATAGATACCATACCTCACTTCTCGTTTGGGTGACGAGCTGTGCTTCCATATCCACCGAATTGTTTGATAGGCATGTTATAGTATGCGCAAGTTGAACCGTGGCCGCGCCAATCTCAAGGAACCATTACTGACGTGAGACAGTTCTTTTATTTGCAATCATGAAGCATAGACCGTACAACATGGAGGTAGAGAAACATAAATGTAACATTCACGCCCCTTAATCAACCTTCTAAACTCATTCGATCGCGACGAACCCGTGTCCCGAGCAAATCAAGGCCGTAAGCCTGGGATACAGCTTGTTAAGAACAAACAAGGactgaaaatgaagatgaagagaaaatgGGGGACACGGAACAAAATTCATAATGAGAGGGGCTAATTCTCGGCCTACTGCCTCTTTTACCCCTCTGTTTTGCTTCAGGAAGAATGATCGGCACTACTGCAAGATTAGGGTTATCCAAATGCCCTATTCCTATTGACCACACTTAGCTGCCACCTCTGGCCCCTGATCGGCTTTTCATAACTCCTGGAGCGGTTGAGGCGATACCACTGGACTACTCAGTGTCCACTTACATGCCTCACATATCCTATGCACTGGCATAACACATACCTCGTTTCaaagcctcaggcagaagTTCGGAGTGGAATGACGTGGTCATCTAGTAAACTCTGGCCAAGTTTCTCAAGTACCAGTCCACCAGACGGCGGCCGGCCTTGGTTTCGCTGACGTGGATCAGGTCATTCTCCAGCGCATAATCGAGGTCATTCGCGCTGACGACCTCGCCCTCCAACAGACCACCCTCAACCCAGCGCACCTGACGGCTGCGCTGCTTGTTCACCAGCAGCCAAGAACGGAGCACCTCAGGCTGGACCTCGAGGAAACCGGCGAGTTTCTTCAAGTCCATGGTCGTGTAGAGTTTGAGATACGACCGGATGGTAGGATTGTACAAGGTGTTCTTGACCTCGTCCATAAAAATAGCGGTGTGGTGGTCGACAGGGTCGATGTTAAGAGCCGGGTTGTCAAAATCAGGGGGAGTTGGGCTGATGAACTTTGGGCAAGCGGAGCGGAAGAGCTCCTCGAACAGAGGAAGAGCATCGGGACCGCCGTGTTGGAGACGAAGGAGCTGCTCGCCGTACTTCTCACGCAGAGCCGAGTGGATAGTGTCGTCCAGACGAGTGGGGTGAAGAGCCACGCAGATCGCGATCAGAGCATACATCTGGTCGTTCTTCTTAGCAATGGCGTCATAGCTGTTGCCACCCTTTTGGAAATTCTTGGTCCGTGAGACATAGACCAGAATGTGACTGAACATGCGAATGGCATCGCCGTAACGACGCATCATCATGTACGAGAAACCCACATAGTAGTAAGTGGTGAAGTGGGCTGCCATGACGCGGGCAAACATGGCCTTCTTGTTCATCTCAATGTCATCGAGGGTCTTGAGAGCAAGGCTGAAGTCCCCCAGCAAGCAGTGGACACGTAACAGACCAATGATAGAGAAGTAGCCCAGCATCTTATACAGAGGGCGGGAGCCGTATTCGCCAGCGAATGCCAGCGGATCCTCTCCGCGCTTGATAGCAGCCAATTGTTCGTTAATTTGCGATTTCTGAATAAGAGAGTAAAGAACGTTGAGAACGGAGTAGCAGCCCCATGTGTTCGGGTTTTCGCGCAGGAGTTgtgcttcctcttcgttgGAGCCGCTGCGAGCGACACGGTTACGGTAGCGGCAGAACGATTCGAACTGGTAGATGAATTCATCGATCACATCCCAGGCCCAGTAGTACTATGTGACAGAAACAGGTATGCGTAGTTAGCAATTGTCTCAACAGCGGCCATGAAATCTCATTGGCAAAAGGACGGAGAAAATATACAGAGCCCGTGGAGATTTGCCTTCATAGAGCAAAGTGGGCTAGAGATGGGGACGTACAGATGGCACCTCCAGCTCGACAGGGCCTTCGGAGTTCAGGATGTAGTGGAACAAGCTGCAGTAGTTGTCATAGCTTGCGAACTTGGTCTCTAGAGTGGCCTGGTATTCAAGAGGGGTTGCAGCAGCGGCAAGCTGAGCCTGGAGATCTTGCGTTTGGGAACCAGTTCCAAGGGATGTTGTCCGATCCAGCTCGCTCATGCCATCGTCAAAATTCACTTGCTCGCGGTAGTCGTTGACgagggcctcctcctcgacatcggACTCGTCGCCCAGGTTAGGGTGCGCATTGACGCGCTCTTCGTACGACATATCGACTCTGAAGATAATCCGATAACGGGAAATATTCAGTGAAATCCTATCGGAGCCGGTCGACAAGCGAGAGCTGCGGAAGGAGATACGTCGTTTGGCGTTGCGGGTTGACGTCGGCGTGTGGGATAATCGTTTCGGCGGCGTCGAATTTTGAGGGTTTTCGCTTGAAGAGGTTTTGTGTTTATCTTATCTCTGCATAGGAGGTGAGCTGAGTCATCTATACATTTATGTCGCaaatatcacgtgatattcaCTGTTGTCGTAAGAGTATCTGTCATATCCCATGCATATCCCGTCCTTGCCAGATGTGTGTGTATTCTGCCTAGGTATATGGCAATGACGGAGCAAAAGGAGTCCTAGGCTGAGAACCATCGAAGTGGTTTTCTTTCACAGCAACTGGAATGTGTCTATTGTCAGGCTATAAATGGAAGCTGCGTGACTATTCTTTCTCTAAGTGTCATCATTCGGATTAGGACTAAGATTCTCAGCATCGACAAGATCTCTGGACTGGAGGAGTGCCATGTTCTGCGCTATCAGTTCGGGAGGTAGAAAAGCCTGTGACTACAGTACCATATCATATGGGACGATCGTAGATAATAGGTAGTGAGAAGCATGGTGTCAACCATGGATTAATCCTTGGACCATGACGCAGCTATCCAGCAATTACTCGTAGAAGCTCCTACTGACCATGCTTAAATGCTGGATCTACCATAATAATTTCATAAGGTAGTAAGAGCGTTTGCAAGTCGGTTTGCAAAGATATCATACCACCGTTCTCCCCTTAAGTAGCACACAGGTCGTCTGTATTCCACCCAttcctccctccctccaTTTCTTTGACACGTACTCGAATAATCTCTTCAAGAAATTGGGAAGGGGCATTACAAACATAAAGTCCCCAGCTATAGAGTTCATTAGATTTTTTGACTGTATCTGTCAAGCCTGCCCTTCCAACCAAGGGCGTTGCTCTATCATGACCGCCGAATGACGCAGAAATCGGCCATGCTTCGTTTTTTGTACAACTTCGTATGATGGATGCTCTTCAGCATACAGGAATCTTTGGTCAAAACCGACTGCTTCCTGACGCTCGTTGCTGATACCATCAGATAGATTTCGTCTTCCGTCCCCACCCTTCATCTCCGCCTTATTGGCCCCTTCCAAAGACTTCAACTGAGCCCTTGCATTCATTTGCTTCATCAGTATTCCATCTGTTTCGTGCATTGGCTTACCTGAGGTCGTCAAAACATAATGGGGATGGGTTACCCAGAGCCTAATTCAAGTAACCCGCGGCTCTTGCAAAGGTATCAGCTCCCACTAGAGATTCGATTCTCAcaatcatctcctccacctttGCCATCCTCTTTTTCAACGCGACCAGGTATCGACACGTCTCAGCAAACAATTCCTGCGAATGCTCATCACACAAGTCGGTAGCCAAAACAAGACAAGTGCTATTGACAGTCTCGAGCAGGTATCGTGGAATTTGTTCGAGACCATAAGTCTGGCGCTGCTGACGCAAACAACGACCGATTTCTTTCGCAGCCCGAAGTCGAATCTTAGTCGCTTCTTGGACCTCTGGTGAGTGTTGTGATTGCTCAGCCATCATGTGCCCCAAAACAAAGCTGAACATCGACATGATTGTTTGGTCACACTTGATCCTGCAATTATGGGTGAGGACTTGGTTATTTCGTACTGACCCAGGTCACAGACTTACCGCAGGAACGACATGTGTGGCATAGACTGATCTTCATCCTCCATAGCGCCCTTCATATCTACGAGCCACGTTTCTAAGCGCGAAAGGAACACTCCCACCTCTGCCCAGAGTCGCTCGACGGTTATCTCGAATACCTTTTCAAACAACAGCTCTTGGATGTCCACCGTAATCAGAGTCAGGTCGGCCAACTTCTGCATGGCATAACGAAGACGGGCCGGTTTTCTGATGTAGTCGAGCCTGTTCGTAAGAGGGTATGGACTCCACATGGTTTTTTCGGTAGCTTCTTCGTCGCTGAACAGGTTGGAGCTGGGAGGTTTCAGGGCCGGTACCCTTTGTAGTTCCATAGATACCTGCCTGTCACAAAGATCAGCCATGTATGCGCCACTGGATGTTTTCGGCATACGAGTTCATGATATAAATCCCCCATGCAGTGATTGCTGCAACACGCTGAAATTGGGCAGACCACGTTCTATGAGGTACTGGTCTTGATGCCTGGAAGAGTCCGAAATCTTGGGCAAGTTGCACACCTTGCTTGAGCATGAGCCAGCCGAGTTGACTCTTCCCTTGAGACTTCAAACTAATTCAGAAAAATTAGCGTCCTGAACCACGAGTAGTGAATTCGGAGGCGTTTGAGCCCGACAGCACTTCAAGCAAGCGACATACACATAACTCATCAGGACTACCGCCTGGATATTCGCCAGAGAAGCCTGGCCTTCTTCGGCTCTCCAAAGCCTCTCCGCTTCCATTAAGAAATGTCGGCCGCGCGAAGCCACTTCTGAGGGAACAGCAAAGACATCAGGGAAATCAGAGTACACCTGCGAAAGTCAAAAACGGAACGCTGCCTTCGACAGAGTTGGGGAGACATCGTACACTTGCCATGGCCAGAACACTGTTCACCAGTAACGGCGTACAGAATTCCGAGTCCGTATTCCTTGCTTTCATATGCTCCAGGAAGACCTTCTGATCCAATATCTGCAATAAGGGATTGTCCCAGGTAAAGTATAAAGAGACCAGATGCGAAACAAGTTGACCATCATCGGTGACGGATGTCCAAGGCTTAGCAGGGACTTGTACTAGAGGAATATCGCAAAGTTTCTCCATGGTTATTCGAGAGTGTATATCGAGGTATACGGGTTCCCGCGCTCCAGCTTGCGAGCTGGACTCCTCAGAACCACCTTTGAGGTCCTCGGAACTGACATCGCTTGGGTCTATGGTCGGCTTAGCCACGATGGCCGCAATGCTGTTGAGCGATGGGGAACCGCGTATGTGATCCAGGATTTCGTTCAATTCGGTCTCGTCTGAATTGCGAAGCGACTCAAGGAGAGCGTATAGCAGGCTTCGGTAATAGGACAACTCCTCGAGGTTTCGTTTAGCCGCGACCTTTCGCCTTAGGTCTAGGGACTCATCGAAGACGCATTCGGCATCCGCGGTCTTGCAAGAATTACATGGTGGTGGTCCGCCGCTGCACTGCAATTTGAAAAGAAAGTCAATGACCATTAGCTGCGAACTGGTGTAATTGGGTTGGTTGAAGCCAAAGGATGTGAACAACGACGCGGAAGGACTGCCTAATCAACCTGTCCCGTTTGTTCTGCGGTAATAGCTGACAGAGAAAACCTTTACTCCTACCTTTCTTTTCGCTTGTTTACATGATAAGCAAGCGGTGGAAATCTTCTTTAATCGTGATACGGTGGTAGTCTTCCGCGTGATGGGACCTCGTGGGCTGGGGGCGAGCGTTGGAAGATGCTTGTCCTGATCATCGAATGCCATCTCGGGCTACACCTTCACTctcggcagaagaaaacTGTCTCACCGCAGGACGCGAACACAGATGGACTCAGGGCGCAACATTATTCCAATTTTTTCTTCATTTGATTCACTCCAGAAGAACTGGTAATTGCGGGGCCATGCTCCTTAGGAAAAGAGGATGGGATGTTGATACTGACAAGCAATAAGGGCTTGGCGGCAGTGATAACCCATCCAGACTCAAGCAGCTTTCACTTGGACCGGAGAGGGAACTCCATACGTGACGATCACAGTTTGGTCCAGATCCCAATTTTTATTGTGTCTCGCTTCCCTTGACCAATCCTCTTGAAGCGTAGTAGCGACAGGGATGACGGACGGACCGAGTACTCGGGGTTGTGGGCATCAATATGGCTGTAGGGGGAGCCTCGTTGCAAATACTGGGGAAGCTTGTTGAAGAAAGGATGACTGAACTGCCGTCTACGGCTGATAGGAACTCTTTGTGGCAATATTGGAAGAATGAGGGAAATTCAGAAAGGTAACGAGCCATAGTCATGGCGTTGTTACCGATACTCAACACAGCTTGCTGGTAACAGGCCTGGATTGGCTGGAAGAACTTAAGACACACTCTAACCAGCCAGTCTCATTTGGCTGTCGTTCGAGCCTACTACTAATTCATATATGGACCAAAGGTACTAACAGTGACATAACCTCCTTTTTTCATGCTGAGGTACGTAAGGTACCGGACAACTATAGGCTATTTGAGATCGTTGTGAACAGTCTCTTGTGGGCAGAGATCGGGCTGTTCATGAAATGAGAGCTGAAGCTCAATGTTTCTGCTCCAACAGTCAGGATCATCGCCCTTTTAGAGGGACCTGGGTACACCGTGCCTGGTAACCTTTATGCAGCATCATGGGCAATCGGTCTACATCAGCTGATTGCTGGCTTAGCATCTAACTTTTCTCTGTTCGTATTCACCATGCTCTCCACCATCTATCAGTTCCACCACACCCTGCTTCCTCTCATTCTGACCGAGTAGGCACGCGGTCTGACGACCCTCCAGCTCGGCTTGATTACAACTGTCTATACAACCAAGCACCATCTCAGTATGTGAAGGTATATGAAAAATGCCCATCCCTCGATTAATTTGGGAAAACCCAAACGATACCGCACAACCCTTCCTAGATTACTCAACTACCAACCTTAGAACGGGGTACGGCGGACTATTTGTACAAAAGGGACTTTTGGTTTTTTTACCATGATTACATCTTACCACACTCTGCCTTTATATTTTGCACGCactatagtattaaataaATTAGATTGCTATATACTAAGGAttttaaataatataaatcactatatatagaggatATTGAATGGCTCAAACCATCATATATAGAGGATATCAAATGGGTTGAATCACTATAtatggaggatatcaaatggGTCGAATCACCATATATAGAGGATATCAAATATTTTAAAATATTTAATGTCCTGTAGATATAGTGATTTAACTATATAACATCCTCTATATATGGCATTTCAAACCATTCAATATCCTCCATATATGGTGGTTTGAACtatttgatatcctccataTATGGTGATTCGACCCATTTGATATCCTCTATATGTGGTGATTACTAATAAAATTTGTGGAGTTAGTGGCAATAGGCAATACAGGCGGTGAACAGTAAAAAAATCAAAAGTCCCTTTTGTACAAATAGTCCGCCGTAGTACGTTTATTCGGCAAtatatctgtgactaaggctc of Aspergillus fumigatus Af293 chromosome 2, whole genome shotgun sequence contains these proteins:
- a CDS encoding putative eukaryotic translation initiation factor 3 subunit EifCl; protein product: MSYEERVNAHPNLGDESDVEEEALVNDYREQVNFDDGMSELDRTTSLGTGSQTQDLQAQLAAAATPLEYQATLETKFASYDNYCSLFHYILNSEGPVELEVPSYYWAWDVIDEFIYQFESFCRYRNRVARSGSNEEEAQLLRENPNTWGCYSVLNVLYSLIQKSQINEQLAAIKRGEDPLAFAGEYGSRPLYKMLGYFSIIGLLRVHCLLGDFSLALKTLDDIEMNKKAMFARVMAAHFTTYYYVGFSYMMMRRYGDAIRMFSHILVYVSRTKNFQKGGNSYDAIAKKNDQMYALIAICVALHPTRLDDTIHSALREKYGEQLLRLQHGGPDALPLFEELFRSACPKFISPTPPDFDNPALNIDPVDHHTAIFMDEVKNTLYNPTIRSYLKLYTTMDLKKLAGFLEVQPEVLRSWLLVNKQRSRQVRWVEGGLLEGEVVSANDLDYALENDLIHVSETKAGRRLVDWYLRNLARVY
- a CDS encoding putative C6 transcription factor; translation: MAPQLPHLPTLAPSPRGPITRKTTTVSRLKKISTACLSCKQAKRKVGCSGGPPPCNSCKTADAECVFDESLDLRRKVAAKRNLEELSYYRSLLYALLESLRNSDETELNEILDHIRGSPSLNSIAAIVAKPTIDPSDVSSEDLKGGSEESSSQAGAREPVYLDIHSRITMEKLCDIPLVQVPAKPWTSVTDDGQLVSHLVSLYFTWDNPLLQILDQKVFLEHMKARNTDSEFCTPLLVNSVLAMASVYSDFPDVFAVPSEVASRGRHFLMEAERLWRAEEGQASLANIQAVVLMSYVLKSQGKSQLGWLMLKQGVQLAQDFGLFQASRPVPHRTWSAQFQRVAAITAWGIYIMNSGAYMADLCDRQVSMELQRVPALKPPSSNLFSDEEATEKTMWSPYPLTNRLDYIRKPARLRYAMQKLADLTLITVDIQELLFEKVFEITVERLWAEVGVFLSRLETWLVDMKGAMEDEDQSMPHMSFLRIKCDQTIMSMFSFVLGHMMAEQSQHSPEVQEATKIRLRAAKEIGRCLRQQRQTYGLEQIPRYLLETVNSTCLVLATDLCDEHSQELFAETCRYLVALKKRMAKVEEMIVRIESLVGADTFARAAGYLN